From Streptomyces durmitorensis, a single genomic window includes:
- a CDS encoding thioredoxin domain-containing protein produces MPNRLAHETSPYLLQHADNPVDWWPWSAEAFAQARERGVPVLLSVGYSSCHWCHVMAHESFEDAETAAFLNAHFVNVKVDREERPDIDAVYMEAVQAATGQGGWPMTVFLTPDAEPFYFGTYFPPEPRHGMPSFQQVADGVRRAWTDRREEVAEVAGKIVRDLSERQLAFGADELPGEDELAQALLGLTRDYDASRGGFGGAPKFPPSMVVEFLLRHYARTGSEGALQMASDTCERMARGGIYDQLGGGFARYSVDREWTVPHFEKMLYDNALLCRAYAHLWRATGSDLARRVALETADFMVRELRTNEGGFSSALDADSEDATSGKHVEGAYYVWTPEQLREVLGDADAEIAAAYFGVTEEGTFEEGASVLQLPEGGAGDVDAERLASIRERLLAARSQRPAPGRDDKVVAAWNGLAVAALAEVGAYFERPDLVAAAVGAGDLLVRLHMDDRARLSRTSKDGQVGANAGVLEDYADVAEGFLALASVTGEGVWLEFAGFLLDHVLAQFVDAESGSLYDTAADAEQLIRRPQDPTDNAVPSGWTAAAGALLSYAAQTGAEPHRLAAERALGVVKGLAPRAPRFIGHGLAVAEAALDGPREVAVIGAVGGELHRTALLGAAPGAVVAVGPAGGELPLLAGRGLVDGLPAAYVCRRFVCDAPTTDVGELAAKLSG; encoded by the coding sequence ATGCCGAACCGACTGGCCCATGAGACGTCCCCCTATCTTCTTCAGCACGCCGACAACCCCGTCGACTGGTGGCCCTGGTCGGCGGAGGCCTTCGCGCAGGCGCGGGAGCGAGGCGTCCCTGTGCTGCTCAGCGTGGGGTACAGCAGTTGCCACTGGTGTCACGTCATGGCGCACGAGTCCTTCGAGGACGCGGAGACCGCCGCCTTCCTGAACGCGCACTTCGTCAACGTCAAGGTCGACCGCGAGGAGCGGCCCGACATCGACGCCGTCTACATGGAGGCCGTGCAGGCCGCGACAGGCCAGGGCGGCTGGCCCATGACGGTCTTCCTGACGCCCGACGCCGAGCCCTTCTACTTCGGCACGTACTTCCCGCCCGAGCCCCGGCACGGCATGCCCTCCTTCCAGCAGGTGGCCGACGGGGTGCGGCGCGCCTGGACGGACCGGCGCGAGGAGGTCGCCGAGGTCGCCGGGAAGATCGTGCGCGACCTCTCCGAACGCCAGCTTGCGTTCGGCGCCGACGAACTGCCCGGCGAGGACGAGCTCGCGCAGGCGCTGCTCGGCCTGACGCGGGACTACGACGCCTCGCGCGGCGGCTTCGGGGGCGCGCCCAAGTTCCCGCCGTCCATGGTCGTCGAGTTCCTGCTGCGGCACTACGCCCGCACCGGCTCGGAGGGCGCGCTGCAAATGGCGTCCGACACCTGCGAGCGGATGGCGCGCGGCGGGATCTACGACCAGCTGGGCGGCGGGTTCGCGCGGTACTCCGTGGACCGGGAGTGGACCGTGCCCCACTTCGAGAAGATGCTGTACGACAACGCCTTGCTCTGCCGGGCGTACGCCCACCTGTGGCGGGCCACGGGCTCCGACCTCGCACGACGCGTCGCCCTGGAAACGGCGGACTTCATGGTCCGCGAACTGCGCACGAACGAGGGCGGGTTCTCCTCGGCGCTCGACGCGGACAGCGAGGACGCCACGAGCGGCAAGCACGTCGAGGGCGCCTACTACGTGTGGACGCCCGAGCAGCTGCGCGAGGTGCTGGGCGACGCGGACGCCGAGATCGCCGCCGCGTACTTCGGGGTGACGGAGGAGGGCACCTTCGAGGAGGGTGCTTCGGTGCTCCAGCTCCCGGAGGGCGGGGCCGGGGACGTGGATGCCGAGCGGCTCGCCTCGATCCGGGAGCGGCTGCTCGCCGCGCGCTCGCAGCGGCCCGCGCCCGGCCGTGACGACAAGGTCGTCGCCGCCTGGAACGGGCTCGCCGTCGCGGCGCTCGCGGAGGTGGGGGCGTACTTCGAGCGGCCGGACCTGGTGGCGGCCGCGGTGGGCGCGGGTGACCTGCTCGTGCGGCTGCACATGGACGACAGGGCGCGACTCTCGCGTACGTCCAAGGACGGCCAAGTGGGCGCGAACGCGGGCGTGTTGGAGGACTACGCCGATGTCGCCGAGGGGTTCCTCGCGCTGGCCTCCGTGACGGGGGAGGGCGTGTGGCTGGAGTTCGCCGGGTTCCTGCTCGACCACGTGCTCGCCCAGTTCGTGGACGCGGAGTCCGGTTCGCTGTACGACACGGCCGCGGACGCGGAGCAGTTGATCCGGCGGCCGCAGGATCCCACCGACAACGCGGTGCCGTCCGGGTGGACGGCGGCCGCGGGGGCGTTGCTCTCGTACGCGGCGCAGACCGGGGCCGAGCCGCATCGGCTCGCCGCGGAGCGGGCGTTGGGGGTGGTCAAGGGGCTCGCGCCTCGGGCGCCGCGGTTCATCGGGCACGGTCTCGCGGTGGCCGAGGCCGCGCTCGACGGTCCCCGTGAGGTCGCGGTGATCGGCGCGGTCGGCGGGGAGCTGCATCGCACCGCCCTGCTGGGGGCTGCGCCCGGGGCCGTGGTCGCCGTCGGCCCTGCGGGCGGCGAGCTTCCGCTGCTCGCGGGGAGGGGGCTGGTGGATGGGCTGCCGGCGGCTTACGTCTGCCGACGGTTCGTCTGCGACGCGCCTACGACTGACGTGGGGGAACTGGCGGCGAAGCTTTCGGGCTGA
- a CDS encoding tetratricopeptide repeat protein — protein sequence MRDSHRAEAERLLVRAVEEEVRRSGGRIDGGVLLSRARSALDAMGQTADEEYVAYTQAVDEAEAGQLSFGQRYAKEGAGTPLLVAVVAAVGACLADLALGTEVSTALSAGAAVGVVGAATTVVKVTAHHVPAASRRAGAISQPGGPEQLRLQWLTALEVRGIRPFIEQQRVLQASSGKKKASPQLRGTDKSAAARRRTVLEQSFTQLPEPEGPFTGRRPELARVAQWVHAARASTETRPTVVVLHGAPGSGRSSLAVRAAHDLRDQFRGACVVDLRGESSQPLSTRDALLHLLNRLGAPREQLLFRERSSQEQQVKRLSELYHQHLTGLAVTVVLDDASDPEQVRILVPERSDSLVLVTSRKPVELPADLPAWVHQLPVEPLDAAGSEELLREAAEDASGPYDAESADAVRELCGGLPLALRVAGSSIGARTTRRLASDLAAYGPVEPVERVLWLRYTDQTEPARRLLRRLALAGRASLGAAAAAALLGADETEAARQLSALSRAGLVDHVRGSRYRLHDLVRAFALARLIDEEEPAERTAAQERLIVSYSELAGSVIRLVDGKMSTRAGQFDRHGFASLEAALRWLDDESSFITATLRHAEGVDQEAVLHLLGALCDYCLLRGDLYRLGEISELTQAVDQGLLVRSVQWRTGIASRQLGELDQARTTLTSVVDLYMEAHQDAGAALALCSLGITLHHQGNLTEASARLHEALDLQAPDELAGDRAWTMHALAAVERDRANLNEALRLLEDSLALHRENDSLHGEAWAHFQLGQLFLRMGDVPRAEEQLRGALDLYGRTRDGRGEAWALTQLARARLVDGDASAAVDGLRQAVSRHRDNEDARGEAWSAYYLGQALEEAGSLDQAVRELERSRTMFSRMRDVYGLACARHHSARVTRDQRAAQTGSLRNSGFARQLLVDARADFQRIGVAHGEAWTCLELAVVDAGNTRGQQALALCDEAAALFASYGDRRGEDWARFLRCTLLPYASPGGWEIGTAVAQEELSQLARASHPTRDGKLDDYMEAYALLMERGADLETGWQAWRLGMVPNRHSREVMGVTVAKAG from the coding sequence ATGCGGGACAGCCATCGGGCCGAAGCCGAGCGGCTGTTGGTGCGGGCCGTGGAAGAAGAGGTGCGGCGCTCCGGTGGGCGGATCGACGGGGGTGTGCTGCTCTCCCGGGCCCGGAGTGCGCTGGATGCCATGGGGCAGACCGCCGACGAGGAGTACGTGGCCTATACGCAGGCCGTCGACGAGGCGGAGGCCGGGCAGCTCTCCTTCGGGCAGCGGTATGCCAAGGAAGGGGCGGGAACTCCCCTGCTCGTGGCCGTCGTTGCGGCCGTGGGCGCGTGCCTGGCCGACCTGGCGCTCGGGACCGAGGTCTCGACCGCCCTGAGCGCGGGCGCCGCCGTCGGCGTCGTCGGCGCGGCCACCACCGTGGTCAAGGTCACCGCCCACCACGTGCCCGCGGCCAGCCGCCGCGCCGGTGCGATCAGCCAGCCGGGCGGGCCCGAGCAGCTGCGGCTGCAGTGGCTGACGGCCCTTGAGGTGCGGGGCATCCGGCCCTTCATCGAACAGCAGCGGGTGCTTCAGGCCTCCTCCGGCAAGAAGAAGGCCTCGCCCCAGCTGCGGGGCACGGACAAGAGCGCGGCCGCGCGCAGGCGCACCGTACTTGAGCAGTCCTTCACCCAACTCCCCGAGCCCGAGGGTCCGTTCACCGGGCGCCGCCCCGAGCTCGCCCGCGTCGCCCAGTGGGTGCACGCCGCGCGGGCCAGCACCGAGACCCGGCCCACCGTCGTCGTGCTGCACGGCGCGCCCGGCTCCGGGCGCTCCTCGCTCGCCGTCCGCGCGGCGCACGATCTGCGGGACCAGTTCCGGGGCGCCTGCGTCGTCGACCTGCGGGGCGAGAGCTCCCAGCCGCTGTCCACGCGGGACGCGCTCCTGCATCTGCTGAATCGATTGGGCGCCCCGCGCGAGCAGTTGCTGTTCCGGGAGCGTTCCTCCCAGGAGCAGCAGGTCAAGCGGCTCAGCGAGCTCTACCACCAGCATCTGACCGGCCTCGCGGTGACCGTCGTGCTCGACGACGCGAGCGACCCGGAGCAGGTCCGCATCCTCGTGCCCGAGCGCTCCGACAGCCTCGTCCTCGTCACCTCCCGCAAGCCCGTCGAGCTGCCCGCCGACCTCCCCGCCTGGGTGCACCAGCTGCCGGTGGAGCCGCTGGACGCGGCGGGCTCGGAGGAGCTGCTGCGGGAGGCCGCAGAGGACGCCTCCGGGCCCTACGACGCCGAATCCGCCGACGCCGTGCGGGAGTTGTGCGGCGGCCTGCCGCTCGCCCTGCGCGTCGCCGGGTCCTCGATCGGCGCGCGCACGACACGCCGGCTCGCCTCGGATCTCGCCGCGTACGGCCCCGTGGAGCCCGTCGAACGCGTCCTGTGGCTGCGCTACACCGACCAGACCGAGCCCGCCCGGCGCCTCCTGCGCAGGCTCGCGCTCGCCGGCCGCGCGTCCCTGGGGGCGGCGGCCGCCGCCGCGCTGCTCGGCGCCGACGAGACGGAGGCGGCCCGCCAGCTGTCCGCGCTCTCGCGCGCGGGCCTCGTCGACCACGTGCGCGGCAGCCGCTACCGCCTGCACGATCTCGTACGCGCCTTCGCGCTCGCCCGGCTCATCGACGAGGAGGAGCCCGCCGAGCGCACGGCCGCCCAGGAGCGGCTCATCGTCAGCTACAGCGAGCTCGCCGGATCGGTGATCCGCCTGGTCGACGGCAAGATGTCGACGCGGGCCGGGCAGTTCGACCGGCACGGCTTCGCCTCACTCGAAGCGGCCCTGCGCTGGCTCGACGACGAGTCGAGCTTCATCACGGCGACACTGCGGCACGCGGAGGGCGTGGACCAGGAGGCGGTGCTCCATCTCCTCGGCGCGCTGTGCGACTACTGCCTGCTGCGCGGCGACCTCTACCGCCTGGGCGAGATCAGCGAACTGACGCAGGCCGTCGACCAGGGGCTGCTCGTACGGAGCGTGCAGTGGCGCACGGGCATCGCCTCCCGTCAGCTCGGCGAGCTGGACCAGGCGCGCACGACCCTGACGTCGGTCGTGGACCTGTACATGGAGGCCCACCAGGACGCGGGCGCCGCCCTGGCCCTGTGCTCGCTGGGGATCACGCTGCACCACCAGGGCAATCTGACGGAGGCCTCGGCCCGGCTGCACGAGGCCCTCGACCTCCAGGCCCCCGACGAACTCGCCGGTGACCGCGCCTGGACGATGCACGCCCTCGCCGCGGTGGAGCGCGACCGCGCCAACCTCAACGAGGCGCTGCGGCTCCTGGAGGACTCCCTCGCCCTGCACCGCGAGAACGACTCCCTGCACGGCGAGGCCTGGGCGCACTTCCAGCTCGGCCAGCTCTTCCTGCGCATGGGCGACGTACCGCGCGCGGAGGAGCAGCTGCGGGGCGCCCTCGATCTGTACGGGCGCACGCGCGACGGCCGTGGCGAGGCCTGGGCCCTGACGCAGCTGGCGCGGGCCCGCCTGGTGGACGGCGACGCGTCGGCCGCGGTCGACGGGCTGCGCCAAGCGGTGTCCCGGCACCGTGACAACGAGGACGCGCGCGGTGAGGCGTGGAGCGCCTACTACCTGGGCCAGGCCCTGGAGGAGGCGGGCAGCCTGGACCAGGCGGTGCGCGAGCTGGAGCGCTCGCGGACGATGTTCTCGCGGATGCGGGACGTGTACGGCCTGGCCTGCGCGCGGCACCACTCGGCACGGGTGACCCGCGACCAGCGCGCCGCCCAGACGGGCTCGCTGCGCAACTCCGGCTTCGCCCGCCAGCTCCTGGTGGACGCCCGCGCCGACTTCCAGCGCATCGGCGTCGCGCACGGCGAGGCCTGGACCTGCCTGGAGCTCGCGGTCGTGGACGCGGGGAACACCCGCGGCCAGCAGGCGCTCGCCCTGTGCGACGAGGCCGCCGCGCTGTTCGCCTCGTACGGAGACCGCCGTGGCGAGGACTGGGCCCGCTTCCTGCGCTGCACCCTGCTGCCGTACGCGTCGCCCGGCGGCTGGGAGATCGGCACCGCCGTCGCCCAGGAGGAGCTCAGCCAGCTGGCCCGCGCCTCTCACCCGACGCGCGACGGCAAGCTGGACGACTACATGGAGGCGTACGCCCTGCTCATGGAGCGGGGCGCCGACCTGGAGACCGGCTGGCAGGCCTGGCGCCTGGGCATGGTGCCGAACCGTCACTCCCGCGAGGTGATGGGAGTGACGGTGGCGAAGGCGGGCTAG
- the mca gene encoding mycothiol conjugate amidase Mca: protein MTEQLRLMAVHAHPDDESSKGAATMAKYVSEGVDVHVVTCTGGERGDILNPKLQGDKYIEENIHEVRRKEMDEAREILGVKQDWLGFVDSGLPEGDPLPPLPEGCFALEDVDKAAGELVRQIRSFRPQVITTYDENGGYPHPDHIMTHKITMVAFDGAADAEKYPESEYGPVYQPQKLYYNQGFNRPRTEALHQAMLDKGMESPYGDWLKRWDEFERVERTLTTHVPCADFYEVRDRALIAHATQIDPEGGWFRVPMELQKEVWPTEEYELAKSLVDTSLPEDDLFAGIRDNA, encoded by the coding sequence TTGACTGAGCAGCTGCGACTGATGGCCGTGCACGCCCACCCCGACGACGAGTCGTCGAAGGGCGCGGCCACCATGGCCAAGTACGTGTCCGAGGGGGTGGACGTGCATGTCGTGACCTGCACGGGCGGGGAGCGCGGCGACATCCTCAACCCCAAGCTCCAGGGGGACAAGTACATCGAGGAGAACATCCACGAGGTGCGCAGGAAGGAGATGGACGAGGCGCGCGAGATCCTCGGCGTCAAGCAGGACTGGCTCGGCTTCGTCGACTCGGGTCTGCCCGAGGGCGACCCGCTGCCGCCGCTGCCCGAGGGCTGCTTCGCCCTGGAGGACGTCGACAAGGCGGCCGGTGAGCTGGTCCGCCAGATCCGTTCCTTCCGTCCGCAGGTCATCACGACGTACGACGAGAACGGCGGCTATCCGCACCCCGACCACATCATGACCCACAAGATCACGATGGTGGCGTTCGATGGTGCGGCGGACGCCGAGAAGTACCCCGAGAGCGAGTACGGGCCCGTCTACCAGCCGCAGAAGCTCTACTACAACCAGGGCTTCAACCGGCCGCGCACCGAGGCGCTGCACCAGGCGATGCTCGACAAGGGCATGGAGTCGCCCTACGGGGACTGGCTCAAGCGGTGGGACGAGTTCGAGCGGGTCGAGCGCACCCTGACCACGCATGTTCCCTGCGCCGACTTCTACGAGGTCCGCGACCGCGCGCTGATCGCGCACGCCACGCAGATCGACCCCGAGGGCGGCTGGTTCCGGGTGCCGATGGAGCTCCAGAAGGAGGTCTGGCCCACGGAGGAGTACGAGCTCGCGAAGTCGCTCGTCGATACATCCCTCCCCGAGGACGACCTCTTTGCGGGCATCCGCGACAATGCCTAG
- a CDS encoding DUF4307 domain-containing protein → MTAVSEKAPEGRYGHSRSADERADHKLKIAGGVLGVLFLLMVGWFGYDYVSGTKISGEVIKFSVVSDSAVEVHLEVRKDADANGYCTLRSQAEDGEEVGRRDFRFDQDTGRIDKVLTLRTKARGTSAELLGCHSG, encoded by the coding sequence ATGACCGCCGTGAGCGAGAAGGCCCCCGAGGGGCGATACGGCCACTCGCGCTCGGCCGATGAGCGCGCGGACCACAAGCTCAAGATCGCCGGTGGCGTCCTCGGTGTGCTCTTCCTCCTGATGGTCGGCTGGTTCGGATACGACTACGTCTCCGGCACGAAGATCAGCGGCGAAGTGATCAAGTTCAGCGTCGTCTCGGACAGTGCGGTCGAGGTGCACCTGGAGGTGCGCAAGGACGCCGACGCGAACGGCTACTGCACCCTGCGTTCACAGGCCGAGGACGGTGAAGAGGTGGGCCGCAGGGACTTCCGCTTCGACCAGGACACCGGCCGGATCGACAAGGTCCTCACGCTGCGCACGAAGGCCCGCGGGACGAGCGCGGAGCTCCTCGGCTGCCACTCGGGCTGA
- the greA gene encoding transcription elongation factor GreA, whose amino-acid sequence MTQTSENVTWLTQEAYNQLKAELEYLSGPARTEIATKIAAAREEGDLRENGGYHAAKEEQGKQELRVRQLTQLLEHAKVGEAPAADGAVAPGMVVTIAFDGDEDDTLAFLLASREYASSDIETYSPQSPLGSGVNGKKIGEDAQYELPNGKLASVKILEAKPYQA is encoded by the coding sequence GTGACCCAGACCAGCGAAAACGTCACCTGGCTGACCCAGGAGGCGTACAACCAGCTCAAGGCCGAGCTGGAGTACCTGTCTGGTCCTGCGCGCACCGAGATCGCTACGAAGATCGCGGCGGCACGTGAGGAGGGCGACCTGCGCGAGAACGGCGGGTACCACGCGGCCAAGGAGGAGCAGGGCAAGCAGGAGCTCCGCGTCCGCCAGCTGACCCAGCTCCTGGAGCACGCGAAGGTCGGCGAGGCGCCGGCCGCGGACGGCGCGGTCGCGCCCGGCATGGTCGTGACGATCGCCTTCGACGGCGACGAGGACGACACCCTGGCGTTCCTGCTCGCCTCGCGCGAGTACGCGAGCAGCGACATCGAGACGTATTCGCCGCAGTCCCCGCTCGGCAGCGGCGTGAACGGCAAGAAGATCGGCGAGGACGCGCAGTACGAACTGCCGAACGGCAAGCTCGCCTCGGTCAAGATCCTTGAGGCGAAGCCCTACCAGGCCTGA
- a CDS encoding ABC transporter permease, protein MSAASDTRQLLAPRPKGGIVQSGRDSLVVARRNLIRMTRIPEMILFGVIQPVMFVVLFTYVFGGSINIPGAPAGSASAYKEFLMAGIFAQTVTFATAGAGAGIADDMHKGLIDRFRSLPMARGAVLTGRTLADLVQTAVTLAVLAVVALIVGWRTHESIGEVLAGFGLLLLLGYAFTWIGALIGLSVRTPEAATSGGLIWLFPLTFISNAFVPVNGMPKFLQYVAEWNPFSATVAAARELFGNTIEGVPKSVTGAWPMEHPVWASLIWSVLIILVFRTLAVRKYRRAA, encoded by the coding sequence GTGAGCGCTGCATCGGACACGCGACAGCTCCTGGCGCCCCGCCCCAAGGGCGGCATCGTCCAGTCGGGCAGGGACTCGCTGGTCGTGGCCCGCAGGAACCTGATCCGCATGACCAGGATCCCCGAGATGATCCTCTTCGGGGTCATCCAGCCGGTGATGTTCGTGGTGCTGTTCACGTACGTCTTCGGTGGCTCCATCAACATCCCGGGCGCCCCCGCCGGAAGCGCGAGCGCGTACAAGGAATTCCTGATGGCGGGCATCTTCGCGCAGACCGTCACGTTCGCCACGGCGGGCGCGGGCGCGGGCATCGCCGACGACATGCACAAGGGGCTGATCGACCGCTTCCGGTCGCTGCCGATGGCGCGGGGCGCCGTGCTGACCGGTCGCACCCTCGCGGATCTGGTGCAGACGGCCGTGACCCTGGCCGTGCTCGCGGTGGTGGCCCTGATCGTCGGCTGGCGCACGCACGAGAGCATCGGCGAGGTGCTCGCGGGCTTCGGCCTGCTCCTGCTCCTCGGGTATGCGTTCACCTGGATCGGCGCACTGATCGGCCTGTCCGTGCGGACCCCCGAGGCGGCGACCTCGGGAGGGCTGATCTGGCTGTTCCCGCTGACGTTCATCTCGAACGCGTTCGTGCCGGTCAACGGCATGCCGAAGTTCCTTCAGTACGTCGCCGAATGGAACCCCTTCAGCGCCACGGTGGCGGCGGCCCGAGAGCTGTTCGGCAACACGATCGAGGGCGTCCCGAAGTCGGTCACCGGAGCCTGGCCGATGGAGCACCCCGTCTGGGCGTCGCTGATCTGGTCCGTGCTGATCATCCTGGTGTTCCGCACGCTCGCGGTCCGCAAGTACCGCCGGGCGGCCTGA
- a CDS encoding ATP-binding cassette domain-containing protein codes for MPGAIYAEGLVKTFGDVRALDGVDLDVPEGTVLGLLGPNGAGKTTAVRCLTTLLTPDSGRAVVAGVDVLKHPNEVRRSIGLSGQFAAVDEYLTGRENLQMVGQLYQMKAKEAKARAGELLDRFNLADAADRPSKTYSGGMRRRLDLAAALVVSPPVMFMDEPTTGLDPRNRQQLWEVIQELVSGGTTLLLTTQYLEEADHLAHDICVIDHGRVIARGTSDQLKAQTGGERVEVVVHEREHITPATEVLRGLGKGEVAVESHTRKLTVPVSGGAKLLAEVIRELDVRGVEIDDIGLRRPTLDDVFISLTGHVAELKDETNGETADDEGTGEKETDK; via the coding sequence ATGCCAGGCGCCATCTACGCCGAAGGCCTCGTGAAGACCTTCGGCGACGTAAGGGCTCTGGACGGCGTCGATCTGGATGTCCCCGAGGGCACCGTGCTCGGCCTTCTCGGGCCGAACGGCGCGGGCAAGACCACGGCGGTGCGCTGCCTGACGACGCTTCTGACGCCGGACAGCGGCCGGGCGGTCGTCGCGGGCGTCGACGTGCTGAAGCATCCGAACGAAGTGCGGCGCTCGATCGGCCTCTCCGGCCAGTTCGCCGCCGTCGACGAGTATCTGACGGGCCGTGAGAACCTCCAGATGGTCGGCCAGCTCTACCAGATGAAGGCCAAGGAGGCGAAGGCCAGGGCGGGCGAGCTGCTCGACCGGTTCAACCTCGCCGATGCCGCGGACCGCCCCTCCAAGACGTATTCGGGAGGCATGCGCCGCCGCCTCGACCTCGCGGCGGCGCTCGTCGTGTCGCCCCCGGTGATGTTCATGGACGAGCCGACCACGGGCCTGGACCCGCGCAACCGCCAGCAGCTCTGGGAGGTCATCCAGGAGCTGGTGTCGGGCGGCACGACCCTGCTGCTCACCACCCAGTACCTCGAAGAGGCCGACCACCTGGCGCACGACATCTGCGTCATCGACCACGGCCGGGTCATCGCGCGCGGCACCTCCGACCAGCTCAAGGCGCAGACCGGCGGCGAGCGCGTCGAGGTCGTGGTGCACGAGCGCGAGCACATCACCCCGGCCACGGAGGTCCTGCGCGGCCTCGGCAAGGGCGAGGTCGCCGTCGAGAGCCACACCCGCAAGCTCACGGTCCCGGTCTCCGGCGGCGCCAAGCTGCTCGCCGAGGTCATCCGCGAGCTGGACGTCCGCGGCGTCGAGATCGACGACATCGGGCTGCGCCGCCCGACCCTGGACGACGTCTTCATCTCGCTGACGGGCCACGTCGCCGAGCTGAAGGACGAGACGAACGGCGAGACGGCGGACGACGAGGGCACGGGCGAGAAGGAGACCGACAAGTGA
- the ilvA gene encoding threonine ammonia-lyase — protein sequence MSYRTPHSLPTVTLDDVRGAQKMLSGVSRVTAMEGSRHLSQLVGAPVHFKCENLQRTGSFKLRGAYVRIAGLLPEERAAGVVAASAGNHAQGVALASSLLGVRSTVFMPVGAPLPKVAATREYGAEVRLHGQVVDETLAAAQEYAHETGAVFIHPFDHPDIIAGQGTVGLEILEQCPELRTLVLGVGGGGLAAGIAVAVKTLRPDVKVIGVQAAGSAAYPPSLAAGHPVSIENPATMADGIKVGRPGDVPFRIIEDLLDDVVTVSEDELSSALLLCLERAKMVVEPAGASPVAALLSRPRDFEGPVVALLSGGNVDPLLMQRILRHGMAAAGRYLSLRLRLTDRPGALATLLGVLSVVDANVLDVGHVRTDPRLGLTEVEVELHLETKGPAHCAEVGAALREAGYTVIG from the coding sequence ATGAGCTACCGCACGCCTCACTCCTTGCCGACGGTCACCCTCGACGACGTGCGCGGTGCCCAGAAGATGCTCTCGGGTGTGTCCAGGGTGACGGCGATGGAAGGCAGCAGGCACCTGTCGCAGCTGGTGGGCGCGCCGGTCCACTTCAAGTGCGAGAACCTCCAGCGGACGGGCTCCTTCAAACTGCGCGGTGCGTACGTACGGATCGCGGGCCTGCTCCCCGAGGAGCGCGCGGCCGGAGTGGTCGCGGCGAGCGCGGGCAACCACGCGCAGGGAGTGGCCCTCGCGTCCTCGTTGCTCGGCGTGCGGTCCACGGTCTTCATGCCGGTGGGCGCCCCGCTGCCCAAGGTCGCGGCGACCCGTGAGTACGGCGCGGAGGTGCGGCTGCACGGTCAGGTGGTCGACGAGACGCTGGCCGCCGCGCAGGAGTACGCGCACGAGACGGGCGCGGTGTTCATCCACCCCTTCGACCACCCCGACATCATCGCGGGGCAGGGCACGGTGGGCCTGGAGATCCTGGAGCAGTGCCCCGAGCTGCGCACCCTGGTCCTCGGCGTCGGCGGCGGCGGGCTCGCCGCGGGCATCGCGGTGGCGGTCAAGACGCTGCGCCCTGACGTCAAGGTGATCGGCGTGCAGGCGGCGGGCTCGGCGGCGTACCCGCCCTCGCTCGCGGCCGGGCACCCGGTGTCGATCGAGAACCCGGCGACGATGGCCGACGGCATCAAGGTCGGGCGCCCCGGCGACGTGCCGTTCCGGATCATCGAGGACCTGCTCGACGACGTGGTCACCGTCTCCGAGGACGAGCTGTCCAGCGCGCTGCTGCTCTGCCTGGAGCGGGCCAAGATGGTCGTCGAGCCCGCGGGCGCGAGCCCCGTCGCGGCGCTCCTGAGCAGGCCGCGGGACTTCGAGGGGCCGGTGGTCGCGCTCCTGTCGGGCGGCAATGTGGACCCGCTCCTGATGCAGCGGATCCTGCGCCACGGCATGGCGGCGGCGGGCCGCTATCTGTCGCTGCGCCTGCGCCTCACGGACCGGCCGGGCGCGCTTGCCACGCTCCTCGGGGTGTTGTCGGTGGTCGACGCCAACGTCCTGGACGTGGGCCATGTGCGGACCGATCCGCGCCTCGGACTCACTGAGGTGGAGGTGGAGTTGCACCTGGAGACCAAGGGGCCCGCGCACTGCGCGGAGGTCGGCGCGGCTCTGCGCGAGGCGGGGTACACCGTCATCGGCTGA
- a CDS encoding MarR family winged helix-turn-helix transcriptional regulator: MPTTPDMTTASDPGLLDTLQHQVAVFARRAEQTRLGGVGQVRNSMDRAAYLLLNRLDKEGPMGVKALAASMGIDSSTVTRQVAPLVDTGLVKRTSHPEDGRAVVLQLSPRGEARLNEVRSSRRDLMAELTGDWSPEERESFCTLLTRFNSALSARQTSQAAPEAPAS, encoded by the coding sequence ATGCCCACAACTCCGGACATGACGACCGCCAGCGATCCCGGCCTCCTCGACACGCTGCAGCATCAGGTGGCCGTGTTCGCCCGCCGTGCGGAGCAGACGCGCCTCGGCGGCGTAGGACAGGTCCGCAACTCCATGGACCGCGCCGCATACCTGCTGCTCAACCGCCTCGACAAGGAGGGGCCGATGGGCGTGAAGGCGCTCGCGGCAAGCATGGGCATCGACTCGTCGACCGTCACCCGGCAGGTCGCCCCGCTGGTCGACACGGGCCTGGTCAAGCGCACGTCGCACCCCGAGGACGGCCGCGCCGTGGTGCTCCAGCTGTCGCCGCGCGGCGAGGCGCGCCTCAACGAAGTGCGGTCCTCGCGGCGTGACCTCATGGCCGAGTTGACGGGTGACTGGTCCCCGGAGGAGCGCGAAAGCTTCTGCACGCTCCTCACGCGCTTCAATTCAGCGCTCTCCGCCCGCCAGACGTCGCAGGCGGCTCCCGAGGCGCCCGCTTCTTGA